A stretch of DNA from Toxotes jaculatrix isolate fToxJac2 chromosome 15, fToxJac2.pri, whole genome shotgun sequence:
TGCATTTAGGTACCTGCAAGCAAGTaaaccaagcacacacacacacacacagctcctttGCATCACAACATCATAGTGTTTAATTTTTATGGGTAAGAATGGCTTGCTTGCTAAATGTGGACTGCTGCCAATACGTAGAAGGATATTTGgtgtatttaatgtttaatgtcttAAAAGTCTGGTCTGTGGGTATTCATctggtaaaatgaaaaaaagatttgccAATGAAGATAGCGCTCTGTTCCCTCATTAACAGCATTTAGCTCGTTGTCTAATGTAACATTTGCACAGTATGATCAAAATTTACTTCATTTTGAAAATTGTATGAAGCAAGCAGGATTGTCCCATGTTTATTGgtactatgaaaaaaaaaaaaaaaaatctaaacagaTCTAAAGAACCTAAGGTGTGAACTGTAAATTTATTACAAGCCAggattttgcttttttattattGAAGATGAAAACCACTTAATTTTCTATAATTGCATCTTTTTTTGATGTGCAGTTGTCATTACTCATGTaatcttttatttctgttagCTGAGTTACAGGGATAACTTGATGTTTCTTTGTTGCATGAAGAAAACTGTTTCCGCAGCGACACGTGATGTACAGTCATGTATACTGATATCAGTAGTAGGCAGTGTTtgcctctttcctttttttcccccctaacTGATTACAAATTAATCCACTTTATGTAGCTGATTAGTTATAGATGTTTTTTAGGTTCTTTTATTCAAGTCAAAAGTCTGTAGgtcttgtattattttgttGCCTGATAGTATACCTGTATTTTCTACGAATGTCAAGGGCTTCCTCATGAATTACTGATGCTTAACTTTTAATTCAACTTTCAAATAACAATCAGTCATTTATAAAACTGTGCGGCAATCTAAATGGTAAATTTAGCCAAAGTATGAATGCCACTGTGACTCTCTGCCCGGTGTTTTACACTGCATCTGTGAGATATTGTAGCACTGAACCTGCATTGTTCTCCGCAAGACTAATAGCCACAGGTATacagaggctgagatgaaagaTGACAGATCTCATCTTTGAATGCTGTTTCCCATTGAATGAACCAAAAACTAAAGGCTACCTATCAATCACCAGAAGGACAGCAATCCAGCATCCTGTCTGACTGGAAACCCGTTTATGATATGACTCAACTGGCCTGTtgactgtttttattaaaataataaaataaaacaaaacacatttatctcaaggttttttttctttttttctttttgcacgATAGAAAATCTAGTTTGGtgcaaagcaaataaaaaacttctggatttattcatacatatacagtcaatgtaaaaaaaaaaaaaaatagaatcgTGAAATATACATATTGAAAAGCTAGATCTTAAAAtaacaagaaacaagaaatgCATCACTCTTTAACAGTAGAGAGGCTTGTGTAATTCATTAGTTTATGATAGCAGACCGGGACAACCAGCTCACCAGaaatcatcatcctcatccttgTGTGAATATGCTGTGATGCTGGGAAAACAGAACTTGAGTTAGTGAAAGCCTCaggggacagaaaaacaaaaccaaaaatagaaAGGTATTTCTCAATTAACTCATCCTTGAGACAGTATAATTCCAGAACAAATAACAACTTCATAAAGGCGAGGCGATGAGAAaccacaaaaaaattaaatgttttggaAAGTGGATTATGTAGACTTATATACAGTCAGTCCAGACCAGAAGTATTTGGACAgctacacacatttttttgttcctcaGGCACTGTTTACATCAATAGAGGAAGAACAGTGAAGGACGTAGTTAcctgtcttctttttcttcagacAAACTCTTGGCCTCTGGGCTTGTATGTCCCGCTTCTTCTCTTCCAgggctctgaaaaaaaaaaacacccagttTAACACAGGTACGTTGTACAATAGTCTCAGACAACTGGGTGCAAACTCACCTCTGCAAGCTGCTTCTCCCTTGCCTCCAGGACCATTTTCATGTATTTGTCCAATGGATTTTCACCTTTAGACCCCTCTCCATCAtccttcttcttttcatctcctcctttcttactccctgtttctccttcttcttgtcCTTGTTGCTCCACCTTTTGCAAAAGCTGGTTAGACACATAACAAAACCCATTCGTCAGATTGCCTTTTCTCAGTAgagttaaataaatgaaaatcaaagGGAAGTTTTAGAAGGACTTGGTGCAAGATAATTGTTACCATCTCTTTCTCCAGTCTTTCAAATTCCTGGATCTCCCTCTGTCTGGCTTCCTCTTGCTGTCTTTGCCTTCGTTCTTGTCGTTCCCTTCGCTCTCTTTCCCACCTctgctcctcatcctcttcatcttcttccctAGCAGATTCCCCTGTGGTTTGTGGAACTTCTACAAAACATATGGATTGATATGAGTCAGATCAGCTGTCAGTTAGTGGTAAAGTTCCTGTGTTCCTTTTGGTTTGCACTGTAGAGACCCATGAGTCTGATGGTAATGAGTAAAAGATGACCAGGGTGAATGACTTCGGGTTACAGTAGAAGGTCGCCCTTCTTGTCATTTCGGGCCAACTGAAGACTCACCCGCCTGGCCCTGCAAGTCTGTCAGGTCTTCTGGGAGGTCCTGTGGGCGGGTGACAGCGGGGCCGTCAGGGGCCTCCTCAGTGAGAGGGACGGCAGTGTCCAGGAGAAGCTCTGGAATGTGGCCGGGCTCTGGAGAGAGACACGCACAAAGAGATCTTTTATGCTGCACCATAATGCAACAGGGCCAGAGGACCAGCACAGAATACATAATCAGGAGCCCTTCATCTTCACCATTGTGCGGGGCCACTGAAAGGACACTTTGGAGGCCAGTCACACACTCATTAAAAAACAGCCATTCCAAAATCCAAACCCTTCGTACCGGatacacaacttttttttttttactgggattttgtttgaattaataataatgaaaaatgaaagaaccATATGACCTTATGAAAATTGCATCactaagaaaacaaagagaaaaagagtaCAAATACAATAAATCTAAACTGGGTCTCAGTCAAGCACAGTGCATTGGATCAGTGGTTTCAAAAATTCATAGTTGAAATAGTAaggaaaaaataacaacaaaaactagTCCAGAGTACCTGGCAAAATCCCTGTGAGATCTTCAAGGCTTATCTTCTCAGGCTGCGGGGAAGACTCAGTGCTGGAGAAGACAGGCTGCATCTGTGGTGGACTGAAGGAACcaagaggaagatgagagaaTTGGTATTCACCATCAAAGTACAGTGTGTATTAAAATTCAACACTGTCCTTGCCAAAGTCATGGCAGATGGTACCTGGACTGGTCTCGTGCTGTGCTCTTGAGCTGAGGACTGCGAGGTGGACTGAACTCAGAAGAAAAGTCACCTGAGGTCAGCACCTCCTCATGGGGGGCTTGAGGGGGCTGTCTGTCACATGACAGCTCCGGAAACGCCACAGGAGACACAACTACCTCTATCAGGGGCAAAGACTTTATGTTAGGGAGAAAGATTATTATACACAAAGTGACATGAAAATATCTGGactgttttgaatgtttaaactgtttttaacagaacataactaaaatatttacagcatGTGTTCAATGTGCAGAGTGCTGACAACATGAGACTATTTCATTGTTTATTTCTTGACAGGTAAAAGGGGTTGGTGAACCTAATTCCTTTGAAGTGTTTTCACAGgataaagcatttttttaaaagtaccTTCTGCGATCTCTCTTTGAAGCTTTTTCCTGGAGGAAGAGTGTGGTGTGGATGACAGACGTCGGGATGGAGCAGAGCTTTCATCCTGAGGGGATCCATCTCTTAGAGGCGGAGGTTCAGTCAATGAATGGAGACTGTGCTCAGTGAACACTGTGGACTGGGGTTGGTTTTGAGCTTCCAAGAAGGTCACTCTTGGCTGCGCAGGTGGTAGGGTGTCTCTGGTGTCATAGTATGTGGAGGAGTGGGTTCGAGTAGTGTGCGGAGACAGAGGTCTGTGCGAGACCTTTGATTTGTGGGGTGAGTGGGTGTGAGAATGGTGAGAGACTTGTTTCCTTTGGGGAGAGCTGGGGCGATGTGAAAGATGTGGTTGTTGTGGGGAAAGGGGTCTTGGGGGAAGCATGCGCGAGATGGTGGAGtgcactgccctctgctggtagTTCCTGTAGGCTTCCTCCAAAGTCTCAGCCTCCTTCTGCAGCTCCTGGATCCGAGCCTTGGCTTCAGCCACCAGCTCCATGTCGGAGTCTGGAGAGTCACTCCAAGGCAACTTGTGTACTCGCAGGGGCCCACCTGCTTCACAAACATCATCATAACCCACCCTGGCCCTCAGCAGACCTCTGTCCACGTAGATGTCAGGGGGAACCAGCCTGTCAGCACTGAGCTCCAGCACTGAGCGATCAACAAGAGAGGGCTTGGGGTTACGCAGCACTTCATTTTCAAGAGCTGCCGTGATCACATGGATCACAcaggagaaagggaaagaggaaagaaaaggaaaagcaaacaaGAGGAAAGTTGAGCACTAATATAGAAGACCAACCACCACAAAAGACCAGGATCTGAGAAAAAGGTTTGCTAAACTAATTTCTAACAACTATTTACATGCATTTACACCAAAAATCCAAATTGCTACTACTGTACCAtggctttctttcttgtttttactttaaaattctgttataaTAATTGAGCCACAAAGGGAAGCGAAGATGTGGCGAACATGCATGTCCCATCACGGAATACCTTGTTGTGTTTGCCGAAGTTGCATCTTGATGTCTTCAACATGGTTGGTCATCCACTGTGACTTCTCCTCACACTCTATCAGCTGAGCCTTGAGCTGAGCGCAGCGCTCCACCTGCGCAAAGCCCGTAGTCAACAAGACATCACACACAAGTATAGGTCACTTGAAATCTAGATTTAACACTAtgctgggggaaaaaagctCAACTTATAGTTTTTCACACTCAGTGAGAGGCATTGATGCCACTGACCTCATTCTGGAGCTGTGCCTGCAGCACCTGTTTCTGGTTGTCAAACTCTTCCTCATCCAGTTTGCGAGCGCTCTGCAGCCTCCGAACCTCCATCTGCAAGGCCAGCTGCTCTTTGGATGGTCTGCCCAAATCTGAGAGTGGGGTTACTGGAGTCAAAACATAATCTAAAAAGTACAGGCCGTTTCACAGTCCCCCATCTACTTCTCCGCTGCTCTATCTTGAAGCAGGAAAAGTACTGTATCCCTTAGAGAGAGGTAAAAATTTGGTTCATGGCCAAGGGTAAAGGGAGCCCTCTGTCTATGCTCACTGTGCTTTCTGCTCCCCTTCACTCCACTTCCCATCAACCCACCCCCCATTCCCTTTCAGAGAGTTGTCTGCAAAGCTACAGAGGCCCCACATTGGCAGGGAAGATGCATTCAAAAAGACTAAGCTGAGCCAGAAGCAGTGGGACAGACCAGCACAAATGCTCCACAGTACACTGCATCTCCCACAGCTCACAATGAGCCCAGACTCAAGCGCTTTGAGAGAGCTGGATTTATCACTGTTATGAAAAATAAACGACAACAAATATTGTGAAGTACTGATTTTCTAGGATAAAACATTATAAGCAATAACTCTCAGACATTACATTTCCTTGCCACATAGGTGTCCGTTGGGGGATATTTAGGCATGCTAAGACTCCTGGGAAGCACGTGGGAAACACAGTCGCTCCTCACCTGCATGGAGAAGCCGGTTCTCCTCTTGGGCCTCATCCAGCTGTTTCTTTAGCAGCCGCAGCTGcccctgcagctctgctttctctcttttcaaacTGGAATAGTCGCTCATGGTCTCCAGTCTCTCTCTTAGCAGCTCCTTCTGTTGACTCAGCAGGGGaatctgctgctgtgctgtgtctaGCTCAACctagaaaagaacagaagagcCATTAAAAGAGCAGGCAAAATGAAGCTAGAGACTGAATTGACCAACTGTACTGCTTACTGTATAATTATTACAGGTCCACGTCAAACTGAATGATTGAAAGTTTTACCTGAATACAAGTGTTCAATTATTTAGTAGGACTGAAATATTGTACCTAGTTCCCATTGAAGAAAGTGAAATTAACATTGCTGAGTGACTGGGGAGGTGTTGTTTACCTGCAGCCGTCTCAGCTCTGAACAGGCTCGACTGTGCTCCTCTAGTTTGGCATTAATTACAGCTGACTCCTTTTGGATACGAGCAGTTTccgctgagaaaaaaaacacaataataacaaaaacatgtaaacatgatcTAAGGCAACTAACTGCATTCATCTAAATACTCACCTTTGTTTCGGTTCTCATTCTCTGTTAGTTTTTCTGTTCTCCTGATGAATTCTTCTTTCAGTTCAAGCTGATACCTAATTTTATAAAGACAAAAGATCGAAGACGATATCAAATAACACTGATGGACAAATGAGGCATTCTGTATTCAATATGAAAATACCTGGAAAGTTCATTCTTCAGTCTTTGGTCGTATGTGTCCTCCATAGTCTTCACAGCTaattctctcctcctcagcagctctTCTGTAGTCTTGACCTTCTCCTCGTGAATTTGACAAGTCCTGTTGTCGtacaaacacagtaacacagtattCTCTATGAACCAGTGGTCACAGTCAGAGGAGATCGCACTCCTTTACTAACATTAGTagtttcaataaataaaaagctcttACTTTTCAAAAGCCTCCATTCTCATTCTCAGCTCATTTTCCCTGTTCCGCAGAGTTTCAATTTCTTTCAGTACTGACTGTCTCTGcatatacacatttttttcttcaatctaaagaaaagacaaactcaATTATACTCTCTTCcacaatttatttaaaaagtagtGATTTGGTAAAGATTTACCtctagagaaagaaagagactaGCATTTTATTAGCAGCAATCTacctcttgttgtttttgtaaccGATCAATGGCATTTTTCTCCCGGTCCATCAGTGCCTTTGCCTTCATTTCATAAGTCCTCTCCAGCTCTTGTTTCAGCTTATGAAATTCTTTGtgaaatttagatttttcttcCATCCTCACCTTGGCGATCTCAACATCTTGAAAATGCTGCatctaaagaaacaaaaaaaggagaacCCTCACACATTAGCAAAGATATTTTAGCCATAAGTCATTTCTGATTTATTAACTTTGTAGAAAAATATACATACCTTTGTGTTCATTTCTGCTTGTACCTGTGCTTCAATTTCCTTTCTATATTCAGCCAGCTTTGATTGGAATGAAAACCATTTGTCCCCACTGAAACTGAAGCTCTCATATTCCTTATCGATCATTTTCATCTTCTCAACTGTTatagaagacagaaagaaaactttGAAAACAGTACACTGGAAGACTGGAAGTGTGTGGAATACAATTTAAGACATCACTTGACCATACCAAGAGACTCTCCATAACTTGCTATGCCTGTTGTCTGCGTATCAGCATCGTGGCACTGGTCGTGAGTATAATGATGTGTTAGCTGTGTTAGAAGGCTGATCAGGAACCCTGCTAGACAAAGATAAAGTGTACATCAATGAAAGGAAGTGGGGGCATAAGCAGCTTTATTAAATAGGAACAGAATACTGCACATACCTTTACCATTGTCGTCTTTATTTGAAGACTgcaaaaaagatatatatataaatatatatacatatatacatatattattaACAACACATAtcttatttttacttatttcaaGAAAAATATTCTACATGTTAAATCATAATATTTACCAAGGATCTGTAAAGGGCTGACTCAGGACTAATTTTAAGAAGATGAAGAAGGTCTTCTTTTGCGAAAACCTGCCAAAACAGATCACAAACCAAAATCTTCAGATGCAATGATGCTCTTTACTTAAAGCTAAAGTGAATTAACAAATGCACAAGTCACACTCACCTTTTCTTTGCACAGGCCACTTTCAGGGTAGAATACAGAAAGGGTGTACTCATACCCTGAGATGGTCAGATGATCCGCCACTATGCTGTTACAGGCTGAAACCAAGAGGGGTTCAGACTTCACAGGCACTGGTCTAGGAACTGGTTCTCTTCCAGTCAAAGGTGGGTGTTTTAACTCCTGGATGAGCTGATTCCGCAGCTGTGTCTGAGTAAgatcagaggagggaaagatggaTGAAGATCAAACTCGCGCTGAGTAGAGTAGACTGGGGATACAAGAACCAACAGCGACTAGACTAGCACGACTTACTTTGAGTGTATCAAGCactcctttgtttttaaaagtttgataGAGCCTTTTTCTCAGCTCTTCTGGGGCTAGGGTTTCTTCCTTGGTTGAGTGCATAACTGCAGAGTGTTTGCAGGTTctgacacaagaaaaacaagagcaaaTAACAGTGTCAGGTTGAACATGGCGAACTAGAGAGCAAAAACCTCACTTTTCAACAACTTTTAACGTATTCTTACCTGGTGTTCGACTTTATCACTCTATCTTCTGTTACCGCGGCGATCTCAACAAGACAATAATTTCGTTACGTACCAGCCTGACAACCAGAAAGCGTCTCTTTCCAGGAGGTGTGTCTCTAACATTTAAATCCGTCAACGGAAATTTCTGCACCGGACCCACGGTTATGACGTAACGGGAACAAAATcagcaatttatttatttattatgatcCATAAACTTATGAAATTTATGTTTCATGCATTAATAATTATATTAGgtattttcaaaaacaacaatTCTACAACAGATGAATGTTAAATATATTTAGTGGCTTTACCATGTCGTCATCTTTTCGCGActgctctccctgctctccAGGAAGTGAAATTAGCAGGTAAACAAAAGTCGAATTACCAAGTTAACATTCTCTCTTTGTTGTGCACATTGCATTCTTATAATATTTCAAGTCGTATTATCTTCATTATAGTCTCACAAGAATCATTTAAAGACTTGAACGACGCCAAGCGTCTGGCGAGTGCTACAGCTAACtagttagctagttagcttgcTAGCTGATTCATAAACCGACTCTGAGATTTGGAACGatttctttatttaaccagTTTCATTTGGTTTTAATTGATTTTAGAGCCTTTGCTAGGAAGAAGAGGAAACTATGTCtggaagtttttattttgtcatggTTGGTCATCATGACAACCCTGTGTTTGAGATGGAGTTCTTGCCAGCTGGGAAGCCTGAATCAAAGGTAAAGTGGCATCATCGGTTACAGCAGCAGTCCTTCTTGTGCA
This window harbors:
- the ofd1 gene encoding oral-facial-digital syndrome 1 protein homolog isoform X2, with product MHSTKEETLAPEELRKRLYQTFKNKGVLDTLKTQLRNQLIQELKHPPLTGREPVPRPVPVKSEPLLVSACNSIVADHLTISGYEYTLSVFYPESGLCKEKVFAKEDLLHLLKISPESALYRSLSSNKDDNGKGFLISLLTQLTHHYTHDQCHDADTQTTGIASYGESLVEKMKMIDKEYESFSFSGDKWFSFQSKLAEYRKEIEAQVQAEMNTKMQHFQDVEIAKVRMEEKSKFHKEFHKLKQELERTYEMKAKALMDREKNAIDRLQKQQEIEEKNVYMQRQSVLKEIETLRNRENELRMRMEAFEKTCQIHEEKVKTTEELLRRRELAVKTMEDTYDQRLKNELSRYQLELKEEFIRRTEKLTENENRNKAETARIQKESAVINAKLEEHSRACSELRRLQVELDTAQQQIPLLSQQKELLRERLETMSDYSSLKREKAELQGQLRLLKKQLDEAQEENRLLHADLGRPSKEQLALQMEVRRLQSARKLDEEEFDNQKQVLQAQLQNEVERCAQLKAQLIECEEKSQWMTNHVEDIKMQLRQTQQALENEVLRNPKPSLVDRSVLELSADRLVPPDIYVDRGLLRARVGYDDVCEAGGPLRVHKLPWSDSPDSDMELVAEAKARIQELQKEAETLEEAYRNYQQRAVHSTISRMLPPRPLSPQQPHLSHRPSSPQRKQVSHHSHTHSPHKSKVSHRPLSPHTTRTHSSTYYDTRDTLPPAQPRVTFLEAQNQPQSTVFTEHSLHSLTEPPPLRDGSPQDESSAPSRRLSSTPHSSSRKKLQREIAEEVVVSPVAFPELSCDRQPPQAPHEEVLTSGDFSSEFSPPRSPQLKSTARDQSSPPQMQPVFSSTESSPQPEKISLEDLTGILPEPGHIPELLLDTAVPLTEEAPDGPAVTRPQDLPEDLTDLQGQAEVPQTTGESAREEDEEDEEQRWERERRERQERRQRQQEEARQREIQEFERLEKEMLLQKVEQQGQEEGETGSKKGGDEKKKDDGEGSKGENPLDKYMKMVLEAREKQLAESPGREEAGHTSPEAKSLSEEKEDSITAYSHKDEDDDFW
- the ofd1 gene encoding oral-facial-digital syndrome 1 protein homolog isoform X1; protein product: MHSTKEETLAPEELRKRLYQTFKNKGVLDTLKTQLRNQLIQELKHPPLTGREPVPRPVPVKSEPLLVSACNSIVADHLTISGYEYTLSVFYPESGLCKEKVFAKEDLLHLLKISPESALYRSLSSNKDDNGKAGFLISLLTQLTHHYTHDQCHDADTQTTGIASYGESLVEKMKMIDKEYESFSFSGDKWFSFQSKLAEYRKEIEAQVQAEMNTKMQHFQDVEIAKVRMEEKSKFHKEFHKLKQELERTYEMKAKALMDREKNAIDRLQKQQEIEEKNVYMQRQSVLKEIETLRNRENELRMRMEAFEKTCQIHEEKVKTTEELLRRRELAVKTMEDTYDQRLKNELSRYQLELKEEFIRRTEKLTENENRNKAETARIQKESAVINAKLEEHSRACSELRRLQVELDTAQQQIPLLSQQKELLRERLETMSDYSSLKREKAELQGQLRLLKKQLDEAQEENRLLHADLGRPSKEQLALQMEVRRLQSARKLDEEEFDNQKQVLQAQLQNEVERCAQLKAQLIECEEKSQWMTNHVEDIKMQLRQTQQALENEVLRNPKPSLVDRSVLELSADRLVPPDIYVDRGLLRARVGYDDVCEAGGPLRVHKLPWSDSPDSDMELVAEAKARIQELQKEAETLEEAYRNYQQRAVHSTISRMLPPRPLSPQQPHLSHRPSSPQRKQVSHHSHTHSPHKSKVSHRPLSPHTTRTHSSTYYDTRDTLPPAQPRVTFLEAQNQPQSTVFTEHSLHSLTEPPPLRDGSPQDESSAPSRRLSSTPHSSSRKKLQREIAEEVVVSPVAFPELSCDRQPPQAPHEEVLTSGDFSSEFSPPRSPQLKSTARDQSSPPQMQPVFSSTESSPQPEKISLEDLTGILPEPGHIPELLLDTAVPLTEEAPDGPAVTRPQDLPEDLTDLQGQAEVPQTTGESAREEDEEDEEQRWERERRERQERRQRQQEEARQREIQEFERLEKEMLLQKVEQQGQEEGETGSKKGGDEKKKDDGEGSKGENPLDKYMKMVLEAREKQLAESPGREEAGHTSPEAKSLSEEKEDSITAYSHKDEDDDFW